A window from Chrysemys picta bellii isolate R12L10 chromosome 20, ASM1138683v2, whole genome shotgun sequence encodes these proteins:
- the SELENBP1 gene encoding methanethiol oxidase isoform X1: MAKCGACGPGYKTPLDAMKGPREEIVYLPCIYRNTGIEKPDYLATVDVDPKSPHYCQVIHRLPMPNLRDELHHSGWNTCSSSFGDVTKKRNRLLLPSLISSRIYVVDVGTDMRAPRIHKMIEPVDVFWKCDLANPHTTHCLGNGEIMISSMGDPSGNGKGGFILLDGETFEVKGNWEKGSNIPALGYDFWYQPRHNVLMSTEWGIPKVLANGLDPADLKTGSYGRHINVWDWTTHVFTQSIDLGEDSIPLEIRFLHNPDAAEGYVGCALSSAIHRFYKTGNGNWAAEKVVQVPSKKVNGWLFPDMPGLITDILISLDDRFLYFSNWLHGDIRQYDISNTRKPRLVGQVFLGGKIPRDGPIVVVEDQELNCQPEPFVIKGKRVQGGPQMIQLSLDGKRLYVSTSLYSGWDKQFYPDLIKEGSVMLQIDVDTVKGGLKVNKNFLVDFGSEPDGPVLAHEIRYPGGDCSSDIWV, translated from the exons ATGG CAAAATGTGGAGCATGTGGTCCTGGGTACAAGACTCCTTTAGATGCCATGAAAG GTCCCAGAGAGGAGATTGTGTACCTGCCCTGTATCTACAGAAACACTGGGATAGAGAAGCCTGACTATCTGGCAACAGTGGATGTTGACCCCAAATCTCCACACTACTGCCAG GTGATCCACCGCCTGCCCATGCCCAACCTCCGAGACGAGCTCCATCACTCTGGGTGGaacacctgcagcagcagctttggGGATGTCACAAAGAAACGGAACCGTCTCCTTCTTCCCAGTCTGATTTCTTCCCGCATTTATGTGGTGGATGTGGGCACAGACATGCGGGCTCCCAGGATTCATAAG ATGATTGAGCCAGTGGATGTATTCTGGAAGTGCGACTTAGCCAATCCCCACACAACTCACTGCTTGGGCAATGGTGAGATCATGATCAGCAGCATGGGAGACCCATCTGGCAATGGCAAAG GTGGCTTTATCTTGCTGGATGGAGAGACTTTTGAGGTGAAGGGGAACTGGGAGAAAGGATCCAACATCCCTGCACTTGGCTATGACTTCTGGTACCAGCCACGGCATAATGTCCTGATGAGCACGGAATGGGGAATCCCAAAAGTCTTGGCAAATGGGTTAGACCCAGCAGACCTAAAGACTG GGAGCTATGGCCGTCACATTAACGTGTGGGACTGGACCACTCATGTCTTCACTCAGTCAATTGACCTGGGGGAAGACTCCATCCCTCTGGAAATCAGATTCCTCCACAACCCCGATGCAGCAGAGGGATATGTTGGCTGTGCTCTGAGTAGTGCAATTCATCGCTTCTACAAGACGGGG AATGGAAATTGGGCAGCCGAGAAGGTGGTTCAAGTCCCCAGCAAGAAGGTGAACGGTTGGCTTTTTCCTGACATGCCAG GTCTCATTACCGACATCCTGATCTCACTGGATGACAGGTTCCTGTATTTCAGCAACTGGCTCCATGGAGACATTCGTCAGTATGATATTTCCAACACTCGGAAGCCCAGACTGGTGGGACAG GTGTTCCTGGGAGGCAAGATTCCAAGAGATGGGCCAATCGTTGTGGTGGAAGACCAAGAGCTGAACTGTCAGCCAGAGCCTTTTGTGATCAAG GGGAAGAGGGTGCAAGGTGGACCGCAGATGATCCAGCTGAGCTTGGATGGCAAGAGACTATATGTCTCCACTTCCCTCTACAGTGGATGGGACAAGCAATTTTACCCAGACCTTATCAA GGAAGGCTCTGTCATGCTGCAGATTGATGTGGACACTGTGAAAGGTGGACTGAAGGTGAATAAAAACTTCCTAGTGGATTTTGGGTCAGAACCTGATGGACCCGTCCTTGCTCATGAGATCCGCTACCCTGGTGGAGACTGCAGCTCTGATATCTGGGTCTAA
- the SELENBP1 gene encoding methanethiol oxidase isoform X2, giving the protein MPNLRDELHHSGWNTCSSSFGDVTKKRNRLLLPSLISSRIYVVDVGTDMRAPRIHKMIEPVDVFWKCDLANPHTTHCLGNGEIMISSMGDPSGNGKGGFILLDGETFEVKGNWEKGSNIPALGYDFWYQPRHNVLMSTEWGIPKVLANGLDPADLKTGSYGRHINVWDWTTHVFTQSIDLGEDSIPLEIRFLHNPDAAEGYVGCALSSAIHRFYKTGNGNWAAEKVVQVPSKKVNGWLFPDMPGLITDILISLDDRFLYFSNWLHGDIRQYDISNTRKPRLVGQVFLGGKIPRDGPIVVVEDQELNCQPEPFVIKGKRVQGGPQMIQLSLDGKRLYVSTSLYSGWDKQFYPDLIKEGSVMLQIDVDTVKGGLKVNKNFLVDFGSEPDGPVLAHEIRYPGGDCSSDIWV; this is encoded by the exons ATGCCCAACCTCCGAGACGAGCTCCATCACTCTGGGTGGaacacctgcagcagcagctttggGGATGTCACAAAGAAACGGAACCGTCTCCTTCTTCCCAGTCTGATTTCTTCCCGCATTTATGTGGTGGATGTGGGCACAGACATGCGGGCTCCCAGGATTCATAAG ATGATTGAGCCAGTGGATGTATTCTGGAAGTGCGACTTAGCCAATCCCCACACAACTCACTGCTTGGGCAATGGTGAGATCATGATCAGCAGCATGGGAGACCCATCTGGCAATGGCAAAG GTGGCTTTATCTTGCTGGATGGAGAGACTTTTGAGGTGAAGGGGAACTGGGAGAAAGGATCCAACATCCCTGCACTTGGCTATGACTTCTGGTACCAGCCACGGCATAATGTCCTGATGAGCACGGAATGGGGAATCCCAAAAGTCTTGGCAAATGGGTTAGACCCAGCAGACCTAAAGACTG GGAGCTATGGCCGTCACATTAACGTGTGGGACTGGACCACTCATGTCTTCACTCAGTCAATTGACCTGGGGGAAGACTCCATCCCTCTGGAAATCAGATTCCTCCACAACCCCGATGCAGCAGAGGGATATGTTGGCTGTGCTCTGAGTAGTGCAATTCATCGCTTCTACAAGACGGGG AATGGAAATTGGGCAGCCGAGAAGGTGGTTCAAGTCCCCAGCAAGAAGGTGAACGGTTGGCTTTTTCCTGACATGCCAG GTCTCATTACCGACATCCTGATCTCACTGGATGACAGGTTCCTGTATTTCAGCAACTGGCTCCATGGAGACATTCGTCAGTATGATATTTCCAACACTCGGAAGCCCAGACTGGTGGGACAG GTGTTCCTGGGAGGCAAGATTCCAAGAGATGGGCCAATCGTTGTGGTGGAAGACCAAGAGCTGAACTGTCAGCCAGAGCCTTTTGTGATCAAG GGGAAGAGGGTGCAAGGTGGACCGCAGATGATCCAGCTGAGCTTGGATGGCAAGAGACTATATGTCTCCACTTCCCTCTACAGTGGATGGGACAAGCAATTTTACCCAGACCTTATCAA GGAAGGCTCTGTCATGCTGCAGATTGATGTGGACACTGTGAAAGGTGGACTGAAGGTGAATAAAAACTTCCTAGTGGATTTTGGGTCAGAACCTGATGGACCCGTCCTTGCTCATGAGATCCGCTACCCTGGTGGAGACTGCAGCTCTGATATCTGGGTCTAA